The DNA sequence TGGTTTACGTGCTTTTTGTCCGGAAATACGTGGATCAATATTTCGACAGCACGATCGACCTGATCTTCTCGCCGGTGCGTTTTTACTGAGCGTTTTTTCCCTTTAGCCAGACTTCCTTAACTTTGGGCATCTCGAACATCGCGTCATTCAGCGGTGGGTTGAGCTTGATGTTGGAGAACTCCATCGTCATCACGACTTCGTCTTCGTAGGCAATTTCGTATTTCACAGGCACCCACTTATTGTCGATCTTGTCGTATTTAACAACGTAGGTGTCGACATTGACAGGGGTGCCCATCTGCATCTGCTTGTTGCCGCGGCGGGTGATGAGGTAATTCTTCGGGTGAAAATAAAAATACTCCGTTCTGCCATCGGGGTGATAGAGCTTAACGAGGTAGTTCTTCTGTTTGCGGTTGTTGACGGCACCGAGGTATTCGAGGACGCAGCCCTTCTCCTTGTAGGTGAGCAGAAGGTCGTCGGCACTCGCCATCTCCTTGATTTCTTTTTCCTTCTCGCCGCCGATTTTTTGCGGGAATGGCTTTTCCTCTGATTCATCAAAAGTCCAAGCGGTGGTGCCATCATAGCCCGTGGAAACCTTGAACATTTCGTTGCCGATATCGGCCTTTTTCCAAACGTTCATTAGCGCCTTGTTGGGGCGCTTATAGTAGTAGTCCATGTTGACGCGATGGGGGCCTCGGCTTAGGAGGATTTTAGACGATAGTGAGTCGTAGGTAATCGCGTCCGGTCCGCCCATGGCCTTAACCGAGGTGGCAAATAACTGCTCGGCGATGGGGTCGGATTTCTCCGGCAGGGGCTCGCGCAGTTGATCTTCCTGTTGGTCGTTGGTCTGGTAGGAATCGGCTTCCTGGCCATGTGCCATGGCAGTGAGCATCAACGCCAGCAAAAGGGAAACGAGGAATTTCATGGCCTTAATCATGAACGCGTAACCACGCGGCGACAATCTCGGATAACCGGCCAATGATGATTTTTACGGAACTATAATATCCGTGTCCGCGCGCAGCCAGCGCTCCATTTTCTCAATGAGTTGCGCGGCGACTTCCTCGCGACAGGGCTCCAACTCGGCCAGGGGGTTGCCGATGATTTCCTTGGCGCGATCCTGCTCGCTCTTGGTCAGGTTGCGCAGCCACTGCTGGCGAACGGCGTAGCCTTCGTCGGCGGCGTAGCGGTAGAGGGACTTCAGGTAAACGCAGTGTGGCAGCGGCGAGTCCTCAAAGGCCGAGAGCGCATCGACTGCCAGTTGGGTGGTTGGTGCAAAAAATTCGGTGTGCTGCAGGTTGCGCCAGATCAGCTCGCCCAAACGGGTGGCAAGCTGGAGTGAGCGGTAGCGCCGCGCAATGCCGGTATGTCGGTGCTCCAGGCTGTATTCTTTCAGAAACCAGGCACCCGTCGTTGACGAGCTTTCGAGGTGAAACGTCGCGCGGTCAAAAATGTCCGGGCCACCAGTGGTTTTGCTGGAGCGCCGCCACATGATGACGAGTCGGCCATCCTCGGCGCTGAGGGCGTGCAGGCGTAGAAAGCGTTCGCCGGAAACGGTGGCGGCGAGGACCACGCCGCTGGTCTGCAGCTCGCGCGCGGGCATGGCCTAGGCGCGGGAGGCAGGTTCTTCGGTGGTTAGCTCCTCGGGCGGAGCCTTGACGTGCTTGCTTTGGGGCAGCGGGTAGGGCGGGGAAACCGCACCGCCCGACACGATCAATTTCATGCCGTCGGTGACCGACATTTCCATTGGAATGATTTCATCCTTGGGCACCATTAGCAGGAAGCCGCTGGTGGGATTGGGCGTCGTTGGTACGAAGATGTTCACCACCTCGGCACCGGTCTTGTGTTGGACCTCGCCTTTGGCGTCGCTCGTCAGGAAGCCGAGGACATAGACGCCTTTGCGTGGGTATTCGGTCAGCACGACCTTTTGAAACACGGCCTTCTGTTGCTTGCTAAAAGTGTCGACGATCTGCTTGACCGTTTTGTAAACGGCATTGATGAACGGCAGGGCCTCGATCATGCGCTCACCGAGATTGATAAAAATGCGGCCGATGAAATACCGCGATAGAAAACCCACTACGGTGATCACGAACAAGACGATTAGGATCGCCGCGATTTTGAGCAGCAGGTCAATGCCGGGCAGATTCTTGAAGTCTTCCGAGACGAACTTGAAAATAGCATCGCTAGCGGGCGCGCCAATTTTGGTCAGCATGAAGTTGACGACAAATATCGTCACACCCATTGGCGTAATGATAACGAGCCCAGCGATGAAGGCGTTGCGCAGTTGGCGAAGCATAGGTGCGGTCAGAAAATTATTGTGGCGCGTCTGGATAGAGCAATTGTGGCAGGCCGAAGAGAAGGAAAATGATCAGGCCGGCCAGAAAGATGGCTGCCAAAATGCAACCAAGCTTCGATGATCCGTCAAACCCGCCGGGTTTAAAATCATTGGAGATTACCGCTTCGGGAGCGTCGTTGGCAGGTGCGGGGGATGGGGGAGCGGATTGAGCCGCGGCAATTGCCACCGCTGGCTCTGGCTTGGTGTCGGTCTTGGTCGGCTCGGGGGTAGAGAGTGATTCGTTTGGCTTAGACGGTGTGGGCGCAGGCTGGCCCTCCAACTGCGCAATCTGGCGGTCAAGCCAGGCAAGGTGCTCGCGCATTTTTTCGCGCTGGGCGCGTAATTCGTTCAGGTCGAAGGACATGTTGCTCGTAGAGTCAGTTGTCGATACTGCGAATTAGCCCGTTTGAGGCGAGCAATAAAAAGGCGCCTTCCGAAATGGAAAGGCGCCTGTAAAGCGTTCTGCGTTAGCCGCTTAGGCTTCGACAGCGTGCGGAACGACTTGCACCTTGCGGTGAAGCTTGTCCCACTCGACGACGCCGTCTTCGAGGGCAAAGAGGGTGAAGTCTCTGCCCTTGCCGACGTTGGTGCCGGGGTGGAAGCGAGTGCCACGCTGACGGATCAGAATGTTGCCGGCGCGAACTTTTTCGCCACCGAACTTCTTGATGCCGAGGCGCTTGCTTTCGCTGTCGCGTCCGTTCTTGGAAGTTCCTTGTCCTTTTTTATGAGCCATGACGTATTAGGCGTTGATGGATTCAATCTTGATGACCGAAAGCTCCTGGCGGTGACCACGGGTGCGGCGGTAGCCCATCCGGCGGTGCATCTTGTGGATAATCACTTTCTTGTCGCGCTTGTTTTCGAGGATGGTGGCCGTAGCGCTGGCGCCGTCCACGTAGGGTGCGCCAAACTTGGTTTCCGCTCCTTCGCCCACGCAAAGTACTTTGTCGAGGGTGACGGTGTCGCCAGCTTGCGTGTCCTTATAACGGTTCACGAAGATCACATCACCTTCGGTGACGATGAATTGGCGGCCTTGAGTTTCAATGGTTGCTTTCATTTTGGAAAATGGGAAAACCGCCTAAAAAAGCGGATTACAGCCCCAACGCAAGGATTTTTGTAAGAAATGCGTAGTTTTTTAACAGAAAGATCGGGAAGAGCGGGATTTCCATCGCCCCTGGTTAATTCTAGCTGTTGCCTTAGCAGGCATATCGTTTTTTCAAATCCTCAAGGTCATGATAGATGATTCCCTCAAAAAAAGGTTTACCGCGTTCAATCGCTGTAAGTAGGGGACAAGCAATGTTGCCGTTCATATCCTCACCACCTTCGTCTGGAATACTGACCAGCACGCAAAGTACTGGAATGATTTGACCAAGTAGTTTGCTTGGGGCCAAAGATAAATAGTGTGCCGCTTGCATCCGACAATCATTGCTATATTTGTTGTATGGCGCGCATATAACACAAAGCGAAAGTAACATCTCGGGATCATCCAGATGCGTTCTAAAGTAGTCATCCGCCGATTTGTCAGAGTGTATCGCTAATATTAATCTATCTCTGAGTTGGTCGAGGTTCATGCGTATCCCAATAATTCATCACTCAGCCCACTGATAAACCCGGGCGTAGTCCACCTCGAAAACTTGAGGAAAGGCCGAATCGGGCAAATTGTTGGCGTTTTGGCCGGTGCCGTTAAAGAATCCGCCATTAACGGCCACATTGATGATCAGGTGAAAATACTCGTCGAAGGGCGCGGTTTCGGAGCCGGGGGCGGCGGCGCTATACCATTGGTCTTTGGTAAGTGTCTGGTATTTAACATCATCCACATGCCATTCGATGCGGTCGGGCCACCATTCGATGGCGTAGGTGTGGAAGCCGTCGTCAAAGGTGCCTTCGGGCAGGTAATATTCTGTGCCGGTGTAGGTGTTGTTGGGCCAGGACTCGCCGAAGTGGATGGTGCCGTAGGTGCGGTCGGTGTAGTTGCCCTTGGATTCGAGGATGTCAATTTCCCCGCTGGCCGCCCAAATGCCGTAAACATTCTCCGAGGGCATCATCCAAATCGCTGGCCAGATGCCTTCGCCGCCGGGGACTTTGGCGCTGAACTCGAAGCGCCCGTATTTCCAGTCGCCGCGCTGCAGGGTGCGCAGGCGGGCGGAGGAGTAGGGCTGGGTTTTGCCGTCGTTGCTGGTGTAGGGGTCGCGATACACGGCGATGTGCAGCTTGCCGTCTTCGACGTAGGCGTATTTCTCGTTCACGCTGTAGTGCTGGTGCTCGTTATTGCCGCCGCCGTAGTTGTTCTCTTCCTTGCCCCACTTGGAGAGGTCCAGCTCGTCGCCGTCAAATTCGTCTGCCCAGACCAGCGCCCATTGGTCCTGTAGCTCGACGACGCGGTAAAACTGCTTTTGCGCATTTACCGGAAAGAGCTCCGAAAGGGACTCGCCGGTTCCCTCGACGGCCAGGCCGACGTCTTCCCAGTTGTCTCCGGCGAGATTGGTCGAGGTTTGTAGTTGATAGTATTTGCCGGCTTCCGTTTGGAACGTGACATCGACCGCGGGGCGAATCTCACTGGCCGGTTGGGCGTAAAGGGGCGGGGACAATAGCGCCGACAAGGCGGCGAAGGCAGGCAGTGTTCTAGGTTGCATGTTTATGAGAACGTCGGCCTGGGGTGTTTATTCCAGATGAATTCTTTGGGGAAACTGCATGGTCAGGCTTGTCAGCGAGTGCCGATGCGGCTTATTTCATGGGGTTTGCATCATGGAAATCGCCGAAGCCCAGACCTATTTTCGTCAAACCACCGTGGTCGACCACTATTCCCGCGCCGTGGCGCGCGTCGGCCTGTGGAATAGCGAGGAAAAGATCTTTCAGCGCCTTTTTCAGCCCGAGCAAAGCCTGCTGGAGCTGGGCTGCGGTGCCGGCCGGATTGCCATTGGCCTGTGGGAGTTGAATTACCGTCACGTGCTCGGCACGGATTATTGCCCGGAGATGGTCGCCGAGGCCCGCCGCATCAACCAAGTGCTCGAATACGGCGTTCCCTTCCAGCAGGCCGATGCCACCCATTTGCCCTTTGATGACGAGCAATTCGACGGCGCTATCTTCGGCTTTAACGGCCTGATGCAGATCCCCGGTCGCTCGAATCGCCAGCGGGCGATGTTTGAGATTGCCCGCGTTATTAAGCCGGGCTCGTGGTTTGTCTTCACCGGACATGATCGTAATCGCCACGGCCGCAAGAGCTTTTGGAAAGAAGAGCACAAGTTGTGGGTCAAAGGTAGGCAAAACCCGATGATCGAGGAATTTGGCGATCTTTACTACGAGGCCGACGAAGGCTACTGGATGTATATCCACGCGGCGGATTCGGCCGAGGTGCAGGCCGATCTGGAGCAGGCGGGCTTTCGGGTGGATGTATCCGCGCTGCGCTCCGAAATTTGTATGGAACCCGCCGAGGTCCGTGAGTTCTCAGATGATACCCGCTTCTGGATTGCGCAGAAGCGCTAAATAGATGCTTCACTTTTGCGCCATCGCCCTTACTTTGGGCCCCTTTAGCACTCGTTGACCAGAATACACGACATGAAATTTCAGCGCACACTCCTCGCATCCTTTCTCTTCATTACCGGCAGCCTCTTGCAGGCAGACTCGCTGGATGACTTCCTTAAAAAGGCCCGGGCGCAGCTTGGCCCCGAGAAAGCCTTGGAGAATGTCGAGTCCATCCAATACATCGGTGAGGTGACCTCTGCCGAGGGCCAAAAGATGTCTGACCTGGAGCTGATTTTTGAAAAGCCGAACTGCCAGAAGCTAAAGGAAACCCGCGGAGACAAAGTTAACCAGACTGCGGTTAACGGCTTCGAGGGCTATGTGATGAGCATGGACACCGCCAACCCAAGCAGTCGGGTCATCCAGGTGCTGCGCCCGCTTCAGGTCAAGCGACTCATGGCCAACGCGGTTGAAAACCTGAATTTTTTCACCGGTCCTGAGCACATGCGTGGTGCCGAAATCATCGACGAAGGCGTTACCGAATACAACGGCAAGAAGGCGCGTAAGATCAAGTTTCAATACCCGCTTGAGCTTTATTACGTCCGTTATTTTGAGCCGGATACGGGTAAGCTGATTGCGACCGTTAGCAGCGACGGCCTGACCATGGTGGAAAAAGAATCTTTGGAAGCCAACGGCATTAAGTTCCCCAAGACCGTCGACACCTACGACGAAACCGGCAAGCTGCTGCGCTCCGTCGTGTTCACTCAGGTGAAGGTCAACGAGAAGATCCCACCGACCGCCTTCGACTTTCCGAAGTAGCGCTTTCTTAAATTACCGGTTGCGCGCGGGGGAAGCATGCTCATAGGTTTCGGGCATGAAAATCCTAGAGTATGGCCAGAAAGGCTTTGCGACCCAACTCAAGCGCGCGTGCCCCTCGTTTCGCGCCAGCGAAGATGTAGCCGCCACGGTCCGCACGGTGATTGCCGATGTGGAAAAAGAGGGCAACAAAGCCGTCTTCCGCTACACTGAAAAATTTGACGGTGCCAAGCTGACACCTCGCACCCTGCGCGTGAAGCAGGAAGAGCTCGACGCTGCGCCCAAGACACTGACCGCCGCGCAGCGCAAGGCGATTCGTGAGTCGATTAAGTGCGTTAAGGATTTCCACAAGAAGACGCTGCCCAAAGGCTGGCGCGCTAAGAATCCGCATGGCGCGACCGTAGGCGAGGAGTTTTTCCCGATCCAGCGTGTGGGCCTCTACGTGCCTGGTGGTCAGGTGCCGCTCGTGTCGACCGTCATCATGAGCGCAGTGCTGGCCAAACTCGCCGGTTGCCCGGAGGTGGTGGTTTGCACGCCGCCACAAAAAGACGGCTCGGTGAACCCCGGTTTGCTGGCCGCGCTAAAGCTTTGCGGCGTGGACGAAGTTTATAAAATCGGTGGCGTTCAGGCCATCGCCGCGATGGCCATTGGCACGAAGTCCGTGCCGGCGGTGGACAAAGTTTTCGGCCCTGGCAACGCCTACGTGATGGAGGCCAAGCGCGCGCTGTTTGGCCAAGTTGGTGTGGACCTGCTACCTGGCCCGAGTGAGGTGCTGATCATTGGCGATTCGACTTCCAACCCGGCCTACATTGCCGCCGACTTGTTGGCACAGGCCGAGCACGGCACGGGCAAGGAAAAGGTTTACCTGATGGTCGGCAGCCGTAAGCAATACGACGCGATTGCGGAAGAAATCACCAAGCAAGCCGAGACGCTTTCCCACAAGGACGCCGCACTCGGTGTGCTGAAAAACCACGGCTTGTGCGTGATCACCAAGAGCGTCGAGCAGACCGTCGAGATAGCGAACTACATTGCCCCTGAGCACTTGGAAATCCACGTGAAGCCCGCGACGCAAAAGGTGCTCGCCAAAAAGATTACCGCCGCCGGTGCGATGCTTCTGGGCGGCGACACGCCCACGGTGTTGGGTGACTTCACCGCCGGGCCGAGCCACACGCTGCCCACCGACCGCACGGGCCGCTTCTTTGGTGGTATGCAGGTGACGGACTACATGCGCCGCACCAGCATCGTGCAATACAACCCCAAGGCCGCGCAGCTTGCTTGGCCGGTGGTCAAGGCGTTCGCCGAAATGGAGCAGCTCGATGCCCACGGACGCAGCCTGCAAATGCGCGTCGAAAAATGAGGATGCGCCCGGCATTGGTTTGGCTTTCGGCGTTGCTCTTGGCAGCGCCTGCCATTGCCGATGACGCCGGGCAAACGGTCAGCATCGGGGCGGGCCAGCCGACTGTTGAGTTGGTCGAGGCACCCGCCGACACGGTGCCCGAGGTGGAGCTGGAAGCCCGGATCGATCCCGAAACCGCGCCGGACCGCGATTACCTTTTTTCGCTGCTGCGCTACCTGTATCGCTGGCACATCGATGCCGCGATGCTGGCTGAGGATCTCGACGCGGTCGATAGCGTGGTCATCGCCTATCGCGAGCTGCACCCGGTAACGGATGAATCGGACAACAGCCGATTTGCCGAAATCATCGTCCCGATCGCGCGCACCCGGGTCATGCTAAAGCAGGCCGATTACTCCATCGAAGAGTTGGGTCTGGAAGTGAAAAACCAACGTTTTAATGTGGTCAATGTAATCTTCGATCCCGACCTCGAATGGGACCATGAGGACTACCTCGTGCAGGTTTTTACGATCGATGAAGTCTTCGACTGGCTGCACGAAACGCGTAACGACATCCTGTTTCCCAACCAGGAATTGCTCACGATGATTCGCGATGAAGTGCGCGAGGAAGTCGGCGAAGAGCGCCCCGATCTCGTGCGCCTGGATGAGCCACAGATAGTATACCTCGCGCCGGTTTCACCCGTGATCAATGAGGTCTGGATTTATTGGGAGAGCGGGCAGCACCTCGTGCATTTTACTTCCGATGATGACTTGGGCGACATCGATACCTGGCGCAGTGAACTGCATCACGTGGAGCTCTTTGACTTGAAGAACGATGTCGTCGTATCGCCACTGGAAAAGCCCGGGAGCAACGCCTACATCACGAAAGATTGGGCCGGCCGCGTTCTCTTTAACTGCAACGTGCTGGGCGCGAAGT is a window from the Cerasicoccus sp. TK19100 genome containing:
- the hisD gene encoding histidinol dehydrogenase encodes the protein MKILEYGQKGFATQLKRACPSFRASEDVAATVRTVIADVEKEGNKAVFRYTEKFDGAKLTPRTLRVKQEELDAAPKTLTAAQRKAIRESIKCVKDFHKKTLPKGWRAKNPHGATVGEEFFPIQRVGLYVPGGQVPLVSTVIMSAVLAKLAGCPEVVVCTPPQKDGSVNPGLLAALKLCGVDEVYKIGGVQAIAAMAIGTKSVPAVDKVFGPGNAYVMEAKRALFGQVGVDLLPGPSEVLIIGDSTSNPAYIAADLLAQAEHGTGKEKVYLMVGSRKQYDAIAEEITKQAETLSHKDAALGVLKNHGLCVITKSVEQTVEIANYIAPEHLEIHVKPATQKVLAKKITAAGAMLLGGDTPTVLGDFTAGPSHTLPTDRTGRFFGGMQVTDYMRRTSIVQYNPKAAQLAWPVVKAFAEMEQLDAHGRSLQMRVEK
- the rplU gene encoding 50S ribosomal protein L21, with the protein product MKATIETQGRQFIVTEGDVIFVNRYKDTQAGDTVTLDKVLCVGEGAETKFGAPYVDGASATATILENKRDKKVIIHKMHRRMGYRRTRGHRQELSVIKIESINA
- a CDS encoding class I SAM-dependent methyltransferase translates to MEIAEAQTYFRQTTVVDHYSRAVARVGLWNSEEKIFQRLFQPEQSLLELGCGAGRIAIGLWELNYRHVLGTDYCPEMVAEARRINQVLEYGVPFQQADATHLPFDDEQFDGAIFGFNGLMQIPGRSNRQRAMFEIARVIKPGSWFVFTGHDRNRHGRKSFWKEEHKLWVKGRQNPMIEEFGDLYYEADEGYWMYIHAADSAEVQADLEQAGFRVDVSALRSEICMEPAEVREFSDDTRFWIAQKR
- the rpmA gene encoding 50S ribosomal protein L27; the protein is MAHKKGQGTSKNGRDSESKRLGIKKFGGEKVRAGNILIRQRGTRFHPGTNVGKGRDFTLFALEDGVVEWDKLHRKVQVVPHAVEA
- a CDS encoding glycoside hydrolase family 16 protein yields the protein MQPRTLPAFAALSALLSPPLYAQPASEIRPAVDVTFQTEAGKYYQLQTSTNLAGDNWEDVGLAVEGTGESLSELFPVNAQKQFYRVVELQDQWALVWADEFDGDELDLSKWGKEENNYGGGNNEHQHYSVNEKYAYVEDGKLHIAVYRDPYTSNDGKTQPYSSARLRTLQRGDWKYGRFEFSAKVPGGEGIWPAIWMMPSENVYGIWAASGEIDILESKGNYTDRTYGTIHFGESWPNNTYTGTEYYLPEGTFDDGFHTYAIEWWPDRIEWHVDDVKYQTLTKDQWYSAAAPGSETAPFDEYFHLIINVAVNGGFFNGTGQNANNLPDSAFPQVFEVDYARVYQWAE
- a CDS encoding LolA family protein, whose amino-acid sequence is MKFLVSLLLALMLTAMAHGQEADSYQTNDQQEDQLREPLPEKSDPIAEQLFATSVKAMGGPDAITYDSLSSKILLSRGPHRVNMDYYYKRPNKALMNVWKKADIGNEMFKVSTGYDGTTAWTFDESEEKPFPQKIGGEKEKEIKEMASADDLLLTYKEKGCVLEYLGAVNNRKQKNYLVKLYHPDGRTEYFYFHPKNYLITRRGNKQMQMGTPVNVDTYVVKYDKIDNKWVPVKYEIAYEDEVVMTMEFSNIKLNPPLNDAMFEMPKVKEVWLKGKNAQ
- a CDS encoding DUF502 domain-containing protein, with the protein product MLRQLRNAFIAGLVIITPMGVTIFVVNFMLTKIGAPASDAIFKFVSEDFKNLPGIDLLLKIAAILIVLFVITVVGFLSRYFIGRIFINLGERMIEALPFINAVYKTVKQIVDTFSKQQKAVFQKVVLTEYPRKGVYVLGFLTSDAKGEVQHKTGAEVVNIFVPTTPNPTSGFLLMVPKDEIIPMEMSVTDGMKLIVSGGAVSPPYPLPQSKHVKAPPEELTTEEPASRA